One window of the Salvia splendens isolate huo1 chromosome 1, SspV2, whole genome shotgun sequence genome contains the following:
- the LOC121796814 gene encoding quinone-oxidoreductase QR1, chloroplastic-like codes for MGRRLMHALVYSGFVDGAVGLKHVEVPIPKAGKDEVVIKVEAASINPVDWKIYNLRLLLRPLLSRASHPPIPGNDVTGEVVEVGSGVQKFKPGDKVITVLSVYTAGGLSEYCVAKEKVTVLRPAEVSAAEGAGLPVAGLTALISLTQYAGLKLDQPDNGPQKNILVTAASGGVGQYAVQLAKLGNAHVTATCGSRNFDLVRALGADELIDYKAAAEGAASLRSPSGRKYDAVLHCAPTVAWSVFEPNLAENGIVIDLIPSAGTRWASTVKKLTFSKKKLFTFMLTPNDDEGLKFLVGLMKEGKLKTIIDSKHALSRGEEAWSKGVSGHATGKIIIEP; via the exons ATGGGTAGGAGGCTTATGCACGCACTTGTTTACAGTGGATTCGTCGATGGAGCAGTCGGTTTGAAG CATGTTGAAGTTCCAATTCCAAAGGCAGGAAAAGATGAAGTTGTGATCAAAGTGGAAGCAGCTAGCATAAATCCAGTTGATTGGAAGATCTACAATTTGAGATTGCTGCTGCGCCCCCTTCTCTCCAGGGCCTCCCATCCTCCCATTCCCG GTAACGATGTGACCGGAGAGGTAGTCGAGGTTGGATCTGGAGTCCAAAAATTCAAGCCCGGTGATAAAGTCATTACTGTTTTGAGTGTTTAT ACTGCCGGCGGCTTATCCGAGTATTGCGTGGCTAAGGAAAAAGTGACGGTTTTGAGGCCGGCGGAAGTGTCAGCCGCCGAGGGGGCGGGCCTCCCCGTCGCCGGCCTCACTGCCCTCATATCCCTCACCCAATACGCCGGCCTTAAACTCGATCAACCCGACAACGGCCCTCAGAAGAACATCCTTGTAACCGCCGCTTCGGGCGGGGTCGGGCAATATGCCGTCCAGCTGGCAAAGCTAGGCAACGCGCACGTGACTGCCACGTGCGGGTCCCGCAACTTCGACCTCGTGAGGGCCCTCGGCGCGGACGAGCTCATTGACTACAAGGCTGCGGCCGAGGGGGCTGCCTCGCTAAGGAGCCCCTCGGGGAGGAAATACGACGCGGTGCTGCATTGCGCGCCCACAGTTGCGTGGTCGGTTTTCGAGCCGAACCTGGCCGAAAACGGCATCGTAATCGATTTGATTCCGAGTGCGGGAACTAGGTGGGCTTCCACGGTGAAGAAACTGACGTTCTCGAAGAAGAAGTTGTTCACTTTCATGTTGACTCCTAATGATGATGAAGGCTTGAAGTTTCTAGTTGGATTGATGAAGGAAGGGAAGCTGAAGACGATTATTGACTCCAAGCATGCTTTGAGTAGAGGTGAAGAAGCTTGGAGTAAAGGTGTTAGTGGTCATGCAACTGGAAAGATCATCATAGAGCCATGA